The Bicyclus anynana chromosome 4, ilBicAnyn1.1, whole genome shotgun sequence genome window below encodes:
- the LOC112049842 gene encoding thialysine N-epsilon-acetyltransferase-like, which translates to MSSSEADDAVSVRAMRRDDMPAVHRMIHELAAFEGMPRGPQLSVRDLIEDGFESSPSWFFGLVAERRGAVAGYALCSRAYSSWTRRAFYVEDLYVAPEQRARGVGGALMRELCQMALAAGVHRVDWHVLADNAGALRFYARLGARDLAASEGRAALRLDRERIEAVARGALLPAP; encoded by the exons ATGAGTTCCAGCGAGGCGGACGACGCCGTGTCGGTGCGCGCGATGCGGCGCGACGACATGCCCGCCGTGCACCGCATGATTCAT GAGCTGGCCGCGTTCGAGGGCATGCCGCGCGGGCCGCAGCTCAGCGTGCGAG ATCTGATCGAGGACGGGTTCGAGAGCTCGCCGAGCTGGTTCTTCGGGCTGGTGGCGGAGCGGCGCGGCGCCGTGGCGGGCTACGCGCTGTGCAGCCGCGCCTACTCCAGCTGGACGCGCCGCGCCTTCTACGTGGAGGACTTGTACGTGGCGCCCGagcagcgcgcgcgcggcgTCGGCGGCGCGCTCATGCGCGAGCTGTGCCAG ATGGCGCTGGCGGCGGGCGTGCACCGCGTGGACTGGCACGTGCTGGCGGACAACGCGGGCGCGCTGCGGTTCTACGCGCGGCTGGGCGCGCGCGACCTGGCCGCCAGCGAGGGCCGCGCGGCGCTGCGCCTCGACCGCGAGCGCATCGAGGCGGTGGCGCGCGGCGCGCTGCTGCCTGCGCCGTGA